CTGCTGAACTATAatattgtgttttttaaaaatcaaaactgaTTAAAATAGGTGTTTTCAAAAATAAACAGGACCTATGCTACTTTCCTTGAATTTAGCATTTCGGGATAGCGTAGAAAGATTAGCACACAACTAGCGAAGTAtaccaaagaaaacatttttgagcAGGTTTTGTAAGTACAAGAAATGGTATTAATAAaggcctaataataaaattacttcagaacttttttttctttctacagTAACCCAAGGCTAACATTGTAGctgtattaataaattaataccaAGAGTCAGATATACTCAAAGACAAAAGCATTAACACTCAGACAATGAGAATTGAAACAGATGTTTAACCTTAACACACTATCAGCGACATAGATCTATGTatctcatttttcttttcaaatcaaaaGCTAatctctgtattatataagaaagatttttttctaaCGTTGTTTTGAATTAACACGTCCTGTTAGAATGTTTGGATTAGCTGTTGTACTTTTAGTGCACATTACTCATGTTTATGGTAAAGAATCctatttctttctgttctagTTCTAGGGAAAATGTTTATTCTCAACATCAATGCTTGTCAAtaatataaaggttttgctaTTTGATATCTAAACATTGAGAAAAAAGATACGTATTTACTggtatttaaaaatgtagaaaGGAGTTTGACTTTTTAAAGAAGAATGTTTTTGTCTGCTTTCATTGCTCGTCCTACAGGGGCGTGTCCTCATATCATCACTAGAGCCGAGTGGGGCGCTAGGCCACCGAATGGTGAATGGTTCTTGACCAACCCAGTGCAATACGCTTTCATTCACCATTCAGCAGGACCTGACTGTCATGATAGGGCTAGCTGCCAGGCTCAGGTGAAGGCTTTCCAGAATTATCACATGGACACACATGGTAAAGAAAACTGTTCAAAAATTAACACTCATTGTCTCATGGTCACTAAGACACACATTCATCAAAGTATTTACATGTGGtagaacaatataaaaataattgggGCTTGATTTGTATCTTTCTTAAATTCTGAAATGTTAGTTGACTATGAACCTATTAGCACTTTTACTAAGAAAGTATCGTGGGGGAAATGAAGAAAACGGTCAGTTGGGAAGTGTGAACGCTGCTTTATCATCACATGTATTTTTACCAAGCTTACATCAAcccactctgtcagtctgtctgtctatctggtgaTTTCTCCCTTACCCAATCTCAAATCTCAcactgaaatttcgcacaattatttcttttacctgacaacacaagaataaatttaaaaaaaaaattacttaattaactattgttaataaattattttgtggtggtataagctgaattagtcccattttATAGGTCATgcgtcttagtgaacacaaacctgaaaactaggtcgagactatagaaacaatagataactatacaatttcATAAgatctccactagcagagtggttaccgtgttggcttgaaaaGCCTGGGAAGGCTTgagccacgagttcgaattcaggtcgttttccccctttttaaaaattattttataactgctttagatttattacaaattttattacatgactgatgcagactaattgatacaagtacacattttataatttgtttgtttcttaaaaatatttaaaaaaatattttcttgttgtcTGCTACTTCCACTTTATTCAAACATCATTCTACGATCTTCCAGTAACTTTGAATCTTTTTAGAAGTCTTATAACTTTTGAAGCTGGATAATTGATTAGCATTCTTATTTCATGATCAACTAGACTCTGTCTAGGACGCGACATTGAAGTTCAATAAAGTCAACTCAACAAATAGAGCTGCAAACAGATGAGCTTAGGCAATTCGATTCTGTATTACCTTCATGTTGATGGCAGTATGTGCGCTTAACTGTCTTTCGGACTGTCCCGGGTTCATATCATCACCATGCtcactgccatcccccgtcgtcctgcgggaagttttGACTAAGAAGTattttatcttcaactctgaaagaatatcagaaacgtgtaaaacatttgacaaacatagTGCACCAAAACATCTTTTAGGATAAACACCTGCTACACTAAAAAGCAAGCTACTTATATTTTTATCCACCATAgataaaatatctatttattgtcaaaaaaaaacaactaacacaacaaacctttgtttttgtaattgttgAGGAACATATTTTCTTctaattgatatatatatatatatatatatatatatatatatatatatatatgtatatatatatatatatatatatatatatatatatatatatatattcttatattatcttagcttataaattatagacgaTATTTCAAAagtgaagataattacgtcctgcgTGAATCTATGTGTCCCTTTAGtcctgcatgttaatcagtgatttAAACTATGTTAAGTCGTAGGTTTTCATGGCTCACTCTGGCGGAGTACATTTTATGCCTGTGTTGCTTTGTTCTATTACGTTTTACTTATCATATCAAATTTCTGATTCTCAAGACCTAGgcatattttgcatttttaatgGGGGAATATGTGGGTGGAGATTGTTTCCTATATTCGAATGTCACAAAGTTATATCAGGACACATTACTATACTGTTatggtgtgagtgtgtgtgtgtgtgtttctattgcAGTAGCGTAGTTAGGGTGGGGGGATGGGGGGAGAACTTGAagatcccccgggcccccacttgacattgttgacattttaaaaatatttttttcccacagatcaaagttttttaagttagttttaaattttaaaacgcAAAAATAGACATGTTGGCGATTTCTTTCCCTCTCACAAGAGATCAAACATGTGCAGcaagaactaaaaatatttctctctTTGTTACTAATACTAGATTTTAATGGCGAGTATATTAAGGTTAtgctaattaaccttgaagaaaaatgtacagaattgtgtataacagatccaataattattcttaataatgctagaattgtccattattcgggtttggcttctataatttcagaagaaaacttcacactcgagttattacccctctattcatctttcctcaatccaatggacaCATGTTgtcctaaataaaaaaaacaaacaaaaaaactgttcTTATAGAGTGATAAAAGAGTGAATTGCAAGGGTGggaaaatgaatttaaaaaaacccttAATGTATGTCTCTTCGTCAGAGGAAATTTCACAATCatggcatattttttatttgtgaaattaaaaaaatgttattctttcaATGGGAACCTCCCCCATGTCGAGTTTGCCAGAGTGGGGCTACAAAACAGCGTGCCGCAGAGGTTGAACCTATGATAATACAACCAGAATGAGTGGCCTTCTGTCTGGCCTGCGGATACGTCTGTTAGACATAAATTCAaaggcaacatttctgaactgtgataatCACTCTCTCAACCTGGCAGCTTTTCATTCTGTTGAGATAGATCCAACAATTGTCACCTTTTTAGGAACTGTACAtgaattgttcaacttttttttcaaattaacttCAGTGATgggccaaactgaaagaagATGAAGCcgggggttaaaaaaaaagtaatacaaGAGAAGAAGCTACGTCGGCAGTTTCCTTGCATCTCGACAAAGTCAAGCTATTGgagaaactttctgaatcaaGAACTGAAAGAATGGTCACTAGAAGCagtgcacagaatcttcttcatgcagtggaaattaagaattttttacctatctggaattctggtcaaagctcctgcgcccaattaatatagttcagaagaaactacaaaagtctggactgcatatacgggaagctgctgaagaaattagtaccctctcatgctttctgcaaaatgatgcgTACATGatctcatgtcatgatttcCAATATAAAATGCACGGggtccccaaagaggtcaatcccaccatgcccccaaatccctagctacgcccctgttctATTGTGACGACGGGAAAAGGTTAGCGATTGGCTGTGAATAATGCAAGATAAATGGCATTGTGGTCATCGGTGTAAGGACAGACCACTCTTGAACGCGAGATTGAAAagactgaaaagacgtgttaTTGAATCTTATTGTAGCGAGCTATATTTTGTTCAGtatatcattttatattataactACTGTCTAGTACATTGATTTATCTTAagttaaatttgtttatattgtaaaaaaaaacaaacattgtatAGTTagcaaagaagttattcaacatatttcaattttttaaagttaagctATTATACAGCGGTTTAGCTgtttaccagcagtttggtgctacaagtcaaagaCCGCCCACAACatatacaaaattaatataaCTTTAAATCTGACTTTTCAAATCCTTTAGAGAACAAATGTCTTAATAATTACATGGCTTGTGTGTCTTAtaaaagtcaaatatatttcgCCATTCTTTCAGGCTGGCCTGACATCGGTTACACTTATGTCATTGGTGGTGACGGCTCTGTTTTTGAGGGCCGTGGATGGGATAGAGTTGGGGCCCATACATTGAACTACAACAGTGTTGGCTATGGTGAGTACACAAAATATGTTCTAAGGACATAGAACTACAGCAGTAAAAGCAATAGTGAGCATCGAAGCTCTGTTTAAAGGCCAAAATAACACATAGTGTATTTATGATaatcgattaaaaaaataataatgtatgatttttatttcaagaacatttttatttaactcATGGCCTGAAAAAATCATGACGTGACAAATCATGACCTGACAAAATCATGACGTGACAAATCATGGCCTGACAAAATCATGACGTGACAAATCAGGACCTGACAAAATCATGACGTGACAAATCAGGACCTGACAAAATCATGACGTGGCAAATCAGGACCTGACAAAATCATGACGTGATTAATCTTGGCCTGACAAAATCATGACGTAACAAATCAGGACCTGACAAAATCATGACGTGACAAATCATGGCCTGACAAAATCATGACGTGACAAATCATGGCCTGACAAAATCATGACGTGACAAATCATGGCCTGACAAAATCATGACATGACAAATCAGGACCTGACAAAATCATGACGTAACAAATCAGGACCTGACAAAATCATGACGTGACAAATCATGGCCTGACAAAATCATGACGTGACAAATCATGGCCTGACAAAATCATGACGTGACAAATCAGGACCTGACAAAATCATGACGTGACAAATCAGGACCTGACAAAATCATGACGTGGCAAATCAGGACCTGACAAAATCATGACGTGATTAATCTTGGCCTGACAAAATCATGACGTAACAAATCAGGACCTGACAAAATCATGACGTGACAAATCATGGCCTGACAAAATCATGACGTGACAAATCATGGCCTGACAAAATCATGACGTGACAAATCATGGCCTGACAAAATCATGACATGACAAATCAGGACCTGACAAAATCATGACGTAACAAATCAGGACCTGACAAAATCATGACGTGACAAATCATGGCCTGACAAAATCATGACGTGACAAATCATGGCCTGACAAAATCATGACGTGACAAATCATGGCCTGACAAAATCATGACATGACAAATCAGGACCTGACAAAATCATGACGTGACAAACCATGGCCTGACAAAATCATGGCGTGACAGTCATGGGAAAAGCATATTTAACAGTCAGCCTAGTTTTACTACAATAATCATTGATGGCCTATAAACCTCACCATCTCAACACTCATACATCAGTTTAACCTTATAtttatccacccacccatctacatatccatccatccatccatccatccattgaTCCATTCGCACTCTATTATATCTGTATCAATTCCGTCCATGTTTCTGCTTGGTGGGTACGTTCACAAGCCACATGCCCACTGCAGCTGCCCAGCAAGCGGTCAGAGACTTAATCGACTGCGGTGTCCAGCTAGGGAAGATCAAACAGGGCTACACCCTAAGAGGCCATCGGGACATGCCCGGACAAAATACCGAGTGTCCTGGTACAATGTTTTGGAATGCGATCAAGCAATGGTCTCATTATTAAAGGACAGAATAGCGTGTCGGCGATCTTTATGACatagaaattattttcaattattCTTCTCAATTACATCTTGCACGTATCATAGGACCTCTGCTTTCAACATCGACTCATTTTTTAACTagttaaaaagacaaaatcctAAGGCCAAAATGAAAGGGTTCCTGTCACTTGGATAATCAGAGGCTAATTGAAAAAGCGAATATATTTGATAATAATaagctctctctatatatattgttacgaatcttactatccaggctctctgcaaactgcaccatacaccaccaacttaaagaacttgacaacccagggctccaaagtaacgtaacactttaatagttgaataaataacagccaatactgtacaattggcaacatgtacactgtacaaatatctctccgataacactgttccgcagtatcaactcttgcactggcctctccgtctcgttccgggcttgcactgggttcaacagttcaggactgacttcacacactaggctcgttgtgtcggactcgatcgcagaccaagatcaagacgccagccgtctcaactgtacttgacagtactccgcactgaaccgtcgtaatgctccgtacagactcacaccgctgaactgtgctgtagtcgaccggactgtagtgaaccgggctctgaacccctgccgtgaaccttgctgtaatgagccccttttctcgaccgtcttgactgcgatacctccgctcttatatagggtccctactggccttctcgaacagGACAGAACGCctctcgacgtttctaggtggtcagatgactacaactctcgtgacgcttctgagctctgttcacgaaccGCCGttgatccttcccgaaccgccgtgttgacactcgactcggctgaccatcgtaactcatcacggttgaccgctcgtctagtgctggcctggggcgatttgcgtcggctgactacactcacaccactacccccatctgtgcaccaccaggtttataacaatatattataatttatttgtttccatattatttagtaaacatttacatttaaaaacgtTCTTcctatacaattttttaaaatcaatcaaGTGGTTTTCTTAAATTCTAATTTCTAATGATATTAAATACGTTCGCCATAAGCCTAAACTGAACAAAAGTAATCAGttggtaaataaataaatgaattaaaaaaaaaacattaaaaaaaagccaatttGGCCTTTGCATGCTCTGAAGCATTGGAAGGACCAAAGTACTAGTTCTGTATCTGAAATGACTCAGTGGTTACCAGATCGGATAGGTTTCACTGTTAATCTTGGGGGCAAGCCACTCTACATGAGATTACGTGTTACCTCGTTCGGATGGGATATTTCGAGAAGAAGACAAAATGTGTCCGaaacatttgtttacattaatgtcGAGTGTTAGGCGCTTCCGCGGTGTCTAATGCAAATAACaaaaacggaggtaacactccaCGAAATCCAAGAACACTGTCGAAAGGCCGAACATTCTATATAatttagtcgacgctgatactgaATGTCGGACAAGACGTTTAACAACGATGAAGGGAACCTTCGAATGTCAGCTAACTGGCTAAACAAGTCTTCCTATCTCTTAGGCGTCCTGGAACTTCAGGCtggaagtagtctgtttacgtCAGCTGATATTTCGTTCTATCTCTAAAACCtattcttgtttttactagtcacgtcattgtTTCTAAGTCAGAACTTTAactatttccgaaacaaataattaattcctaatcgtgccataacacgAGATGACTGTGCCAAATATGGGAGGTGGTTGCGTGATAAAGCTTCTGGGTTCTAAACAGGAGGGtcacgggttcaaatcctggtgaagactgggatttttaattccgggatctttagggcgcctctgagtccacccagctctaatgggtacctgatattagttggggaaaagtaatggcgattggtcgttgtgctggcaataTGACACCCCTGTTAACCGTGTgctacagaaaaagatgacctttacaacatctgccctatagacagcatggtctgaaagaggaactttattttttgtgtcaaaaaaacaacaacttagaaaataggtgaaataaaaagatttataatttatactCAACGTCACCTCACAATAGCCaaaatctaattctagaattTATTGTTGGCCTCATTCAGCCGCAGCTCATCTAGTAGAGCAGTTATTTTTTGATATGACTGTAGAGCACTCTTCTGGTGAGATGTGGTAGAGACGCCAGCCATGTTTCGTCTGTCatgcttttgtttttcagaGATGAGACCAATGTTTTTTCACCAAATAGTGCAGTCTAAGACTATGTCTTCTCAGCAGTCAACATCGATGTACACCGTTTTAAGGTCTCGTTTGATTACATCCACATACCGGAGGTGGGAACGACCCGTTTTTCTTGTGTCCATCGCCAgttgtccatatatatatatatatttaagtatttGTTGCCTGTCTTTCTAATGTTGTGCCTGCATGTAAATTTGTGCAAGTGTGGATTCACAAACTCTAAAACCCCCTAGACACATTAAAACGGCCACCTTTTAAACACCCTTGTCCCACTGACTCCAACCCCGATTCCATCATTCCACCCAgttcaaatgggtacctgactttaattaCGTTggtttttgtgctggccacacgaaaCTCTCATTAGCCTTTAACcttagaaactgatgacctttacattatctgtacAACAGATAGAAAGTTCTGAAAGcggtatatgtatatatgtatatctatatcttatactataaagtagaatgtttggcgtatgtatgtatgtgataaaacttggcaggaatgtttcttgggcactaacttagaccgtagtgtatgtattgtagccctaaaacaaacttaagaccctaaaaaaaataaagttgtccgactctattaaagttatagtatttatggatctaagccatgtttacaatgttgacatgagaaaagatcgaaaagatcgaaaggatttagacctagatctaattttaaaaatacactttgcgcagatagttttttactttgacacatgaaaatacaaaagaagatacattgatttcattatataataaaattaaccttcaattttgtgtttcaaaagcatttttttacataaattagttcctgatatctgtgactacagatttcctggcgaacattctttcattagacaataccgtaatgaatcgcgtactaaaaattaattcgtttaattgtttactttataatcccatccctagatctaaaattcaactctaagatgataaaacttctcttcgcacatatagttttatactttaacacatgaacatactaattatagtccattcatttcatattttgatcaaataaacattcaaatttgtttttctaaagcatttttaagagactacattcgtttacgaaagctgtgaagccgagttgagataggcctagatctatattcattcatgaatcgcgtactaaaaattatttcgtttaattgttcactttataatcccattcatttaacaaagctatcgctcttttcgtttttaatagataagaatgtatcgacttcgggtaaatccattttcgctaaactaattttattttcgtagcgaaagagaaaaaacttgaaaggatcattagctaagtttaacatacatctaaatccaatccactagattagtaaacacaaacttagacccgcaggccgcgggtaatgtcaggctagtatatatatatatattaaatttaatttacatatatttgatttcCTTTGATCAAGTTTTGTTAAAATATCAAGAAATTGGAAGTTTCAGTATTAGTAATTCTAATTACAGTGGATGTATGAGTTTAATATGTTCCCACAAACTTAAGTGACAGTCTGACCCAAAGCGACTTACATAATAAACAATCTACTCATATTGGTCTCCAGTGTGAATGCGATTAAGGTATGaatttatgtataatatattgGGTTAGAGCAGGATCCGCCAATGAATTGTCGTGTAACGTCCAACTCCTCGATACTTATGTGTGCTAGTGAATAGCAGTACCAAACACTTTCAATATTAGCAAGCAAGTAATACCCGGTAGTTTTTGATTTCCTGaatgaatattattaaatacattagTCTAACAAACAAATATGAATACTGTTcaaaaaaagtacattttgcaaaaaaaaaagggcaagcTGGAGGCggg
This genomic stretch from Biomphalaria glabrata chromosome 4, xgBioGlab47.1, whole genome shotgun sequence harbors:
- the LOC106052355 gene encoding peptidoglycan-recognition protein SC2-like: MFGLAVVLLVHITHVYGACPHIITRAEWGARPPNGEWFLTNPVQYAFIHHSAGPDCHDRASCQAQVKAFQNYHMDTHGWPDIGYTYVIGGDGSVFEGRGWDRVGAHTLNYNSVGYGFCLVGTFTSHMPTAAAQQAVRDLIDCGVQLGKIKQGYTLRGHRDMPGQNTECPGTMFWNAIKQWSHY